A region of the Roseovarius nanhaiticus genome:
GCGGGCAAGACAACGCTTCTGCGCACCCTTGCCGGGCTTCAACCCGCGCTGAAAGGTAGGATCGAGGGCGAGGAGGGGACGCTGGTTTATGCGGGCCATGCCGACGGCATCAAGGGCGCGCTGACCGTGCGCGAAAATCTGTCTTTCTGGGCGTCGATTTTTGCGGGGGGTGATGTGGATGCGGCCATCGACGCCTACGCGCTTGCGCCGCTGGCAGACCGGCCCGCCGCCGCCCTCTCGGCCGGGCAAAAACGCCGCCTCGGCCTTGCGCGGCTGATCGTGGCGCGCCGCGCCGTCTGGCTGCTGGACGAGCCGACCGTATCGCTGGACCGCGAGGCGACGGCGATGTTCGCCGCCGTCCTACGTGCGCATCTGGCAGGGGGCGGCGCGGCCATCGTCGCCACCCATATCGAGCTGGGCCTCGACGAGGCGGAGACGCTGGATGTCGCGCCCTTCAAGGCGCGCGCCGCTGCGCTTGATGATTTCGATGAGGCATTCCTGTGATCGCGCTATTGATGCGGGACATGCGCCTTGCGGTGCGGGCAGGGGGCGGGTTTGGCCTTGGCCTCGCATTCTTCCTGATCGTCGTCACGCTGGTGCCTTTTGCCGTTGGCCCGCGCGGCGATCTGCATAGCCTTATCGCGCCGGGTATCCTGTGGCTTGGCGCGCTTCTGGCATGCCTGCTATCGCTCGACCGGATCTTTGCGCTCGATCATGAGGACGGCTCGCTTGACCTGCTGGCCACCGCGCCGCTGCCCTTGGAGGCGCTGACGGCAATCAAGGCGCTGGCGCATTGGCTGACCACGGGCCTGCCGCTGGTCATCGTGGCGCCTGCGCTGGCGGTTCTTCTGAACATGCCGGGCGCCGGGTATTTGCCGCTGACCCTGTCGCTGGCATTGGGGACACCGGCCCTCAGCGTGATCGGCACCTTCGGCGCGGCGCTGACGGTGGGCATCCGGCGAGGCGGATTGCTCCTGTCGCTCTTGGTGTTGCCGCTTTACGTCCCTACATTGATCTTCGGCGCCGAGGCGGCGCGCCGCGGTGCCGAAGGGCTGGATTATACCATGCCGCTCCTGATGCTGGCCGGCATCACCTGCGGCACCATCGCGCTCTTGCCCTTCGCCTCGGCTGCGGTAGTAAGGGTCAACCTGCGATAGCTCTTACCAAGAAGGACGTTTATGGCCTCGCTTTGGGAATACGCCAATCCGCGAAAGTTTATCGCCGCATCCGACCGCGTCCTGCCCTGGATCGGCGGTATCGCCCTCGTGTCTCTGGTGGTCGGCCTCGTCTGGGGCTTTTTCTTCACGCCCGAGGATTATCGCCAAGGCGCCAGCGTCAAGATCATCTATCTGCATGTGCCTTCGGCCCTGATGGCGATCAACGCGTGGCTGATGATGCTGGTCGCATCGCTGATCTGGATCGTGCGGCGGCATCATGTCAGCGCGCTGGCCGCCCGCGCCGCGGCCCCGGTGGGGGCGGTGATGACTGTCATTGCGTTGGTGACTGGCGCGCTCTGGGGACAGCCGATCTGGGGCACGTGGTGGGTATGGGATCCGCGCCTGACCTCGTTCCTGATCCTGTTCCTG
Encoded here:
- the ccmA gene encoding heme ABC exporter ATP-binding protein CcmA; this encodes MLLKAENLSVTRGGIAVLEGVSLALASGRALVLRGPNGAGKTTLLRTLAGLQPALKGRIEGEEGTLVYAGHADGIKGALTVRENLSFWASIFAGGDVDAAIDAYALAPLADRPAAALSAGQKRRLGLARLIVARRAVWLLDEPTVSLDREATAMFAAVLRAHLAGGGAAIVATHIELGLDEAETLDVAPFKARAAALDDFDEAFL
- the ccmB gene encoding heme exporter protein CcmB; translation: MIALLMRDMRLAVRAGGGFGLGLAFFLIVVTLVPFAVGPRGDLHSLIAPGILWLGALLACLLSLDRIFALDHEDGSLDLLATAPLPLEALTAIKALAHWLTTGLPLVIVAPALAVLLNMPGAGYLPLTLSLALGTPALSVIGTFGAALTVGIRRGGLLLSLLVLPLYVPTLIFGAEAARRGAEGLDYTMPLLMLAGITCGTIALLPFASAAVVRVNLR
- a CDS encoding heme ABC transporter permease yields the protein MASLWEYANPRKFIAASDRVLPWIGGIALVSLVVGLVWGFFFTPEDYRQGASVKIIYLHVPSALMAINAWLMMLVASLIWIVRRHHVSALAARAAAPVGAVMTVIALVTGALWGQPIWGTWWVWDPRLTSFLILFLFYLGYIALWSAIENDDTAADLTSVLCLVGSVFALLSRYAVLFWNQGLHQGASLSLDKEENVADVFYLPLLVCIAGFVLLTIALVLMRTQTEIRARRMRALIARERMG